A genomic region of Zalophus californianus isolate mZalCal1 chromosome 11, mZalCal1.pri.v2, whole genome shotgun sequence contains the following coding sequences:
- the BTG4 gene encoding protein BTG4, whose translation MMRDEIATAVFFVTRLVKKHDKLSKQQVKDFAEKLMTILFETYRSHWHSDFPSKGQAFRCIRINNIQNKDPILERACAESKVDFSHLGLPKEMTLWVDPFEVCCRYGEKNHPFTIASFKGRWEEWELSQRISRIVNRATLDHSSGISSDEESCNKEPQIIPKVSNPKSIYQVENLKQPFQSWFHVSRKKNMADGRVGLLGNTYHALHKNPKGPRPAAIPRVDRYHWVNMNR comes from the exons ATGATGAGGGATGAAATTGCAACAGCAGTTTTCTTTGTCACAAGACTGGTGAAAAAACATGACAAATTGAGTAAACAGCAAGTAAAAGACTTCGCAGAAAAGCTGATGACGATCTTGTTTGAAACCTATAGAAGTCACTGGCACTCTGACTTCCCTTCCAAAGGGCAAGCCTTCAG GTGTATCAGGATAAATAATATTCAGAATAAAGATCCCATTCTAGAACGGGCTTGTGCTGAAAGTAAAGTGGATTTTTCTCACCTTGGACTTCCAAAGGAGATGACCCTCTGGGTAGATCCCTTTGAAGTGTGCTGTAG GTATGGTGAGAAAAAtcacccatttacaattgcttcTTTTAAAGGCAGGTGGGAGGAATGGGAGCTTTCCCAACGGATCAGCCGCATTGTTAATAGAGCCACTTTGGACCACTCCTCCGGCATTTCCTCTGACGAAGAGAGTTGTAACAAAGAACCTCAGATCATTCCTAAAGTGAGCAATCCAAAGAGTATTTACCAG gttgaaAACTTGAAACAGCCCTTTCAATCTTGGTTCCATGTCTCCCGCAAAAAGAATATGGCAGATGGCCGCGTGGGCCTCCTAGGGAACACTTATCATGCATTGCATAAAAATCCCAAGGGTCCGAGGCCTGCCGCCATCCCCCGGGTGGACAGGTACCACTGGGTCAACATGAACCGATAA